A region from the Vicia villosa cultivar HV-30 ecotype Madison, WI linkage group LG3, Vvil1.0, whole genome shotgun sequence genome encodes:
- the LOC131654814 gene encoding zinc finger protein GAI-ASSOCIATED FACTOR 1-like has protein sequence MEESHRNPPSMPPLSTTSPPPKKKRNLPGMPDPDAEVIALSPNTLLATNRFVCEICNKGFQREQNLQLHRRGHNMPWKLRQRGSNENRKKVYVCPEPSCVHHNPARALGDLTGVKKHFSRKHGEKKWKCERCSKNYAVKCDWKAHMKCCGSREYKCDCGTLFSRRDSFITHRAFCDVVAADESGKGGGNVVDAVVSSPATAPVTPSTISAVSPALSSIQSSDIAENTTRLSPPPSSNAITSTSTSCYSSFSTLMSSLTHSDCPAAFSVNEPTTLSLFTPLYLSNNHDYPVSHYSNASPQPALSATALLHKAAQVGSSSSNASLLRALGLKENTVSSINSTTTVQWKNGHDHVKQENEPVADYLGLGLPCGNEMIGSTGQPMTRDLLGLSMGLGRGDDISALLTSFGGNFDSSTNR, from the exons ATGGAAGAATCTCACAGAAATCCTCCATCAATGCCACCACTTTCCACCACATCGCCACCGCCAAAAAAGAAGCGAAACCTCCCTGGAATGCCAG ATCCAGATGCTGAAGTAATCGCTTTATCTCCGAACACTTTATTAGCAACAAATCGTTTCGTTTGCGAGATCTGCAACAAAGGATTCCAACGCGAACAGAATCTGCAACTTCACCGGCGAGGCCATAACATGCCGTGGAAGCTCCGGCAGCGAGGGAGTAACGAAAATCGCAAGAAAGTGTATGTTTGTCCTGAACCTTCCTGTGTTCATCACAATCCGGCAAGAGCGTTAGGTGACCTCACCGGCGTGAAAAAGCACTTTAGTAGAAAGCACGGCGAGAAGAAGTGGAAATGTGAACGTTGTTCGAAGAATTACGCTGTGAAATGTGATTGGAAAGCGCATATGAAGTGTTGTGGAAGTAGAGAGTATAAATGCGATTGCGGCACTTTGTTCTCTAG GAGAGATAGTTTCATTACGCACAGAGCGTTCTGTGATGTTGTGGCGGCGGATGAGAGTGGCAAAGGAGGTGGCAATGTTGTTGACGCGGTGGTTTCTTCTCCGGCGACGGCTCCGGTGACTCCGTCAACGATATCTGCGGTGTCTCCGGCTTTGTCGTCTATTCAGAGCTCAG ATATTGCAGAAAACACAACAAGGCTGTCACCACCACCCTCTTCAAATGCTATCACTTCCACTTCTACTAGCTGTTACTCCTCATTCAGCACTCTCATGTCAAGTTTGACTCACTCAGATTGCCCTGCAGCTTTCTCTGTCAATGAACCCACCACCCTCTCACTTTTCACACCACTCTATCTCTCCAACAACCATGATTACCCTGTTTCCCACTACAGCAATGCATCTCCACAACCTGCACTATCTGCCACTGCATTACTCCATAAAGCTGCTCAAGTGGGTTCATCTTCATCTAATGCATCCTTGCTTCGTGCTTTAGGGTTGAAAGAAAACACTGTCAGTAGTATTAACAGTACCACAACAGTACAATGGAAGAATGGTCATGATCATGTAAAGCAAGAGAATGAGCCTGTGGCAGATTACCTTGGGCTTGGACTTCCCTGTGGGAATGAAATGATAGGCTCAACAGGCCAGCCCATGACCCGTGATCTTCTTGGTTTAAGCATGGGATTGGGTAGAGGAGATGATATTTCTGCATTGCTCACATCTTTTGGAGGGAACTTTGATTCATCCACAAATAGATGA